The DNA sequence GAATTTTTAATACTTTAGCCATGAGAATTCTCCTAATTCTATAAGGCTAGCAGAGCACTATTGCCATGCCAGACCAGCGGTTCCTCCAAGGATGTAACAACTGGATTTGTCGCTTTACGAGCGAATGGCGCGGTTTAACGCGATTCGCAGCAGAATTCAAGGGCTATTTACACTCTTCAGGCCAAAAGGCGTCATTCTCTTGGCTATCGACCATAAATTGATAAAAAAAGAGGCGAACCTCATGGTTCCCCTCTTTACTATGACCAGAAATAGAGTTTCTTTAATGACTTTTGAAACTTCGTATTTCCTCTTTAATCCTCAGTTTTTCGCGCTTGAGCTCCATAAGTCGCATCGTATCTGGTACCGGGCGGTGTTGCTCAGCTGTAATATTTCTTTCAATTTCAGAGTGCTTGGTATTCAGATTTTCCACATGCGATTCAACGTTCATTTCACATTCTCCTTCATTTTTGAAATATTACCAAAGATAAGTCTGACACTTTTGTAATAGTCTTGTCACATTAAAAATATAAAATTCAAAAAAATGTGTCAAAATCAAAGAGATATTCCTCCCCTCTTTCGGCCTGAAAACCAAGAAAGTATAGATTTCCATAAGAGACTCGGGATTATCTGTCCCAGATTTCTGAAGCCAATTCCACTGCCGTAGAGGCAGGAGCCAAAATAGAGAGATAAGCTAGATAGTCAGACAATTGTTCAACGAAAGTGAATTTATCAGCACGGCCTTTTTCAAAAAGTGCAATGCGACAATAGTCGTCTTGAGCAAATTTTTCAGCGGCAAGTTCCAATTCTTTTGCTTGATTATACAGAGACGTCTCTGCAAATCCTTTTCGTGCTTGTCGCAAAGGCCTAAGGCGAGAACGCTGATGAGCACTTGAGCATTCATATAAAGCATCACAGTTATCTATAATTAATCCTTGCTGTGCTGCATACAGAAAGAGCAGAACCAGATTGCAATCCACCCGGTACAACTCTTGAGCGGCGATCAAAGCATTCGCCAATTCTTCCCGCTGCCACTTGGCATTAGAAAATGACCAAAACTCGTCTTTATTGAGTGTCATC is a window from the Temperatibacter marinus genome containing:
- a CDS encoding YdcH family protein, producing the protein MNVESHVENLNTKHSEIERNITAEQHRPVPDTMRLMELKREKLRIKEEIRSFKSH
- a CDS encoding DUF2390 domain-containing protein, translating into MKMPTKEQMTLNKDEFWSFSNAKWQREELANALIAAQELYRVDCNLVLLFLYAAQQGLIIDNCDALYECSSAHQRSRLRPLRQARKGFAETSLYNQAKELELAAEKFAQDDYCRIALFEKGRADKFTFVEQLSDYLAYLSILAPASTAVELASEIWDR